One Pectinophora gossypiella chromosome 25, ilPecGoss1.1, whole genome shotgun sequence DNA window includes the following coding sequences:
- the LOC126378147 gene encoding uncharacterized protein LOC126378147 has protein sequence MENFNITTFDNERFEITTMSKVLTIVQNVTVSIYETINETVNETLLNENRTEVPSLEDEEDDIGHNEEFYNSTCNVLNECSPLILYLGLLPLLLCLIIFVIFNCKFCKLSNYVYNFFSMQHGIFGLLHLFCLPLAYSNDLCDSSFSYILFYFELILPLWTLAFASIVFLQIFLFGLNVNIYTRKELTSFGHVSTSIVLFYNEIVNFLVEQDVLSLSIRFTSEFLIMCVPIMILSLVIINMFQKPKIPLYICSFIVSQLLIFILSDILLVWFNIAFYYKKRPVKLEILASLLCLRLVVEGCWFLFSNAFITRFISKCPEDDDVSVDTIDMSDITHREHTRV, from the exons ATGGAAAATTTTAACATCACAACCTTTGACAATGA AAGATTCGAAATAACAACAATGTCGAAAGTTCTAACCATCGTGCAAAATGTCACAGTTTCGATTTATGAAACCATAAATGAAACAGTAaatgaaactttgttaaatGAAAACAGGACTGAAGTTCCATCACTTGAAGATGAAGAAGATGACATTGGTCATAACGAAGAATTTTACAATTCGACTTGCAATGTTCTGAATGAATGTTCACCGTTAATATTATACCTCGGACTTCTACCACTTTTGCTGTGTCTTATTATCTTTGTTATATTCAATTGTAAATTCTGCAAACTCTCAAACTACGTTTACAATTTTTTCAGTATGCAACACGGGATCTTTGGGTTGTTGCACTTATTCTGTCTCCCTCTAGCTTATTCAAATGATCTATGTGACTCCTCTTTTAGTTATATTCTCTTTTACTTTGAATTAATCTTGCCTCTTTGGACACTAGCGTTTGCAAGTATAgtatttttgcaaatatttcTATTCGGCCTAAACGTAAATATCTATACGCGAAAAGAATTAACTTCATTTGGGCACGTATCTACGTCAATTGTACTGTTCTATAATGAGATTGTGAACTTTTTGGTAGAACAAGACGTTCTGTCTTTATCTATAAGGTTTACATCAGAGTTTCTAATAATGTGTGTACCGATAATGATACTTTCGTTAGTAATCATAAATATGTTTCAGAAACCGAAAATTCCGCTTTATATATGCAGTTTTATAGTTTCTCAgttattaattttcattttatcaGATATTCTTTTGGTTTGGTTTAACATTGCTTTTTATTACAAGAAAAGACCTGTAAAACTGGAGATATTAGCTTCGTTATTGTGTTTAAGGTTGGTTGTTGAAGGCTGTTGGTTCTTGTTTAGTAATGCTTTTATAACACGTTTTATATCAAAATGTCCGGAAGATGATGATGTCAGTGTTGACACTATCGATATGTCTGATATTACTCATCGGGAACATACTCGTGTCTAA